A window from Falco naumanni isolate bFalNau1 chromosome 3, bFalNau1.pat, whole genome shotgun sequence encodes these proteins:
- the LOC121084535 gene encoding myosin regulatory light chain 2, smooth muscle minor isoform-like produces MSSKKAKTKTTKKRPQRATSNVFAMFDQSQIQEFKEAFNMIDQNRDGFIDKEDLHDMLASLGKNPTDEYLDAMMNEAPGPINFTMFLTMFGEKLNGTDPEDVIRNAFACFDEEATGFIQEDYLRELLTTMGDRFTDEEVDELYREAPIDKKGNFNYIEFTRILKHGAKDKDD; encoded by the exons ATGTCCAGCAAAAAGGCAAAGACAAAGACCACCAAGAAGCGCCCTCAGCGTGCCACTTCCAATGTATTTGCAATGTTTGATCAGTCGCAGATTCAGGAGTTCAAGGAGGCCTTCAACATGATTGACCAGAACAGGGATGGCTTCATTGACAAGGAGGACTTGCACGATATGCTCGCCTCCCTTG GAAAGAATCCAACGGATGAATACCTAGATGCCATGATGAATGAGGCTCCAGGCCCCATAAACTTCACGATGTTCCTTACAATGTTTGGTGAGAAGTTAAATGGTACCGATCCGGAAGATGTGATCAGGAATGCGTTTGCTTGCTTTGATGAAGAAGCAACAG GGTTCATCCAGGAAGACTACCTGCGGGAGCTGCTGACGACGATGGGAGACAGGTTCACAGATGAAGAGGTGGATGAGCTGTACAGAGAGGCCCCCATCGATAAAAAGGGGAATTTCAACTACATTGAATTCACGCGCATCCTGAAACATGGAGCAAAAGACAAGGATGACTGA